One Ochotona princeps isolate mOchPri1 chromosome 12, mOchPri1.hap1, whole genome shotgun sequence genomic window, TTTCAGCACAGATGAAGAATTCCAGCAGAACTgcataaaaatgaatgagaatTAGAAGAAATATTCAAAGGTTAGGGATTTTGGCTCGGTGGATGAAGCTGTACTGGCACTGCTAGCATCCGGTAATGAAGTGCCAACTCCAGGCTCAGCTCAACAAACAGTTATTtgcctgtctgtgtctctgtgtgattCCACCTTACAAGAAAATgagaataaacttttaaaaataggcaTTCAAAACAGAGTAAAGATCAAGAATTTGCCTATGAGgcatgcctttcaaatgaggaGTTAAAACAAATCTGCATTAGTGATAACATCGAAAATGTATCCTGACACTACTGTaacaggaaaacaaaggaaaaagtctAAGATGGACAATAAGGTCCAACAATGACAAATGCATTCTGAAGTATCAGTACATCATCCAGGTGATGTCAAACAGGTGTTTCAGATGTAGAGAATTAAAGAGTGCAGGGCTAGAAAAGCAGATGTGAACACCCCCTAGGAAGATGTAGTTGAAGGCACAATTTGGATGAGGTTTCAAGAGAAGGTATGGTAAACTTTTTTTAAGTGACTACGTATTAAAGCACTCTGTACCTATtaatgaattttgaaatttgagaagcagagaaaaagcaagagaaggggagaaggtactttcatttgctgattcactccctcaaagggctgaggcctaagccaggagcctggaacgtaGGTTTCCCCCACAGATGGcaagaactcaattacttgagccatcatcactgcttttcagggtctgcattagcaggaagctggaattaagaaTCAGAACCAGGGTCAGAAATGAAACCCAGCTCCTCTAATGTGGGACACCTGTGTCTTAACTGCCTTATCATCACCAATTAAACCTACACATCTGCAGCCATCCATGAGCATGAATTTTACCACCTACAATTTGCAAACTGAAAAGGTAAATCATGGAAGATTCACAGCCTGCTCAGGATTATAGAAAACAATACAAAAGGCAAAGCATTCAATTCATTTCCATGCTGGGGCTAGAGCTGTTTAGGTATGACACTTGCATGTATGCACAGATACAACAATATATACCTTTCAAAGCAGAATCAAGGGGAAACCAAGAAAGTATAACTACAGCAAAACTCATATTTTAATTCCTAAATGATTTTAGTGTAACATTCAGTTACCCTGCTTAATCCAATTACCATAGGGAGTTAGCgatgtggcacagccagttaaaatgccacccacaatgccaacatctcatatgagcactggttcaagactcagctgctccactttcaatccaactccctcctaatgtacttgggaaagcaactggaaaaatggctcaagtccttcagaTCCCTGATGccaacatgggagtcccagatggagttctggacgtctggattcagcctgactcAATGCTGGCCACTgaagcagtttggggagtgaaacaacagagggtgatctctctctgtcttccctttctctgcaactctaattttaaaataaatgtttaaaaaaaataaaagaaaaactgcagTTACATCATAATAGAAAAATggttttctcaaaaaaattttaaagatgatgAGAATATTTTACAAGTATTTTAAAGTATAATGTCATTTTATATATGCTAATATGTGCTTTCAACTCATACATAAGAAAGAAGTCTACAGTTCTCCAGGATTAACACCTAAATATGTGATAAATACAAACAGCTTTAACCAGAGTCTACTCATTTTGACTAAAATGCTTTGACTCCCTTCCCCAAGAGTAGGACAGTGAAAactgggaagaaggaaagaaagaaaaaatggaggGGGGAATGAGAGAAACTGACAGGATGAAATAAACAGATAACGGAAGTGACTCCGCTGAACTGGCCAACAAGAGATGATAAAGATTatccaagaaagaaaatgatgtgtTTTTGCTGGAAGCCGAGCATGTTAGTCACATGGGCTATCTAACTGCACAACCGTGCAGATATGGTCCTCAAAACATTTTGAAGTCACAAGAATTTGATAGGGAAGACTCAGGCTACCTGTTAGTCAAAGCCAACTATCCATCAAAACCAACGTCTACTGTCTGTCTAAAGTGAGCCGATCTGTCTAAGGTGAGCCGACAGACGCCAAGCTGCATGGTAAGAACTTGTCAGGCGTGCTCTTctgcagctttctgtttgtgCGTAAGCAAATTCtcccaaaggaagaaaaaaaggccaAATAAATTTCTAAGACTACATGGCCTAACAATATAGTTAAACATACACATAGAAGAAAAAGTTTGCAATACCTCTGTCTGACCTTCATGGGCACTGGTCTCATGAGTAACACGAATGGCCTGTAAAAAGAATACAAGGTATTTATAGAAAGCTACCATGTCCaacttttgaaatgaaaacaacaaagctTAAAATCTAAAATCTCATAAAGAAACAATACTTTGAAAGAGTTCGATACTGGATATTTCAGGATGCTGTCTGAATAAAGCAGATGAACTGCCCTACTTTCTAACCCACAGCTCTCTGATGACATAAATATCTATTTGTATGTCCTGGGGACAAGCAAGGGTCATGTAATTTCCCTAACGGTTAGAAACTGCTAACACAGAAGACTTCATCCACCTGAGACTGGAACATAGTGAGCACCTCACAGAGCGAAGTAGTTTATTTCATCTGACTCTCAGGGCTCCAGGTTCCTCTGCAGCTCCAGCAGTATTTATGCCCAACCATGCAACTTCAATCAGCAGTTTAGGAATACGGACCAAAAGCCTGAACTTGTTGGAACCTAGTAACTTTGGCCtgctgaactttaaaaaaaaaaatgatcttatgATTCCTTCTATTAGCAAATATGCAGAGTCCAGGTGAAGTGCAACCTTTATGAACGGTAGGTTGGCGGTGTGTATCAAAGCCTTAAAAACATGCAAACTCGTATTATCCAGCAAGTTCTGGAGCCTATCCATTCACATATAATTAGACATTATAGAATTAAGAATATTCACAGATTTAGTTACAGTGATGCATCTtggagggatttttttaaaacagtgaaaaaGAGGAAACTTAAATTTcaacaatattttattaaataaaacactATTCAATGGAAAGCCATGCAGTCATTAAATAATAAGGTCAAATGTATACTTACTGGCATGCAATAATTTATGGTAAGTTcagtgaaaaaaagaaagctataaaCCAAAATTATAGTGTGATCAagtttttatttccaaaaatttgtgtatttatatttgtaaaaatCATTAATGGCAGCCATTTCTCATTGATGGAATTATTGGTGACTTTCACACTATTTTTACATAAATCTCCAGGTATCCTaaagaaaaagtaattttaaataaaGCATGTTAGCATGCTAAATATGACCTAATCAAATGATTTAATGGGCACAGCTGCACATGCTATTATTTTAGCCAAGGAATTTGTAATTACACTGTTAGTCTCAAAAAATTTAGAATAAACTTAATGTTATTTAAAGAAGCCTTCACAAAGTCAATttcaaaaatactaaattttaaGGAACTATTGTAAAACACTGTTATgaagataaatatttattgtatagCCTAGCATTTCACTGATAAAGCAGCTAGAGAATGGTTTGATGTCTACCTTCAGCTTTCATTTTATCCTTTCGTTTCAGTCTAGTTCCAAGTTCCCACTGAAAGACACATTAAGTCACTGCTTATgtttattaaagaaatagaatGGTAATTAACACTCAATCATAAGATATGTTATTAATTTATAAGTCTAATTGCTTTAGTTTGCTCCTTTAGCTTTGGATATAGAAAAGTTGCAATTTACCAATATTTGTGGCTATTTCAGCTATTTCAGATAGTTAAACGAAAAGTACAAGaagtttgaataaataaaattcatattGACTCAATATTAGCTTCATGACAAGCTCCCTAATAGAATCTGCAATTCCACAATATTTTGCCCACATtcaagagaatgaaagaaaggagGTACCGACGTCATAGTTCTCCAAGTATCTGGCTCGTTCTTCAGGGCTCATTGACACAGACTCTTCCAGGAATTTTTTCAAGGTCGATCCAGACTCTGAGAACATCAAAGATGATAAAATTGAAAAAGCTTGATATAACAGAAACTAATTTATGGAAATACTAATCATGTTTTATGTAAAATTTCTGCATTTGCAAATAAGGAATATAAGAATCTTGGAATAAatgccagaactcaaaccagtggaTTCATCTGCTGTTTATCAACATACAGGAATACGGGAAAAGAGCCCGCACATATGCTAcagtttgaaagagttacagcacCCCCTAGTGTTCACTGATATTATCATTAggatataaaataacaataatgaagCCATTTACCAAAGTGCATCTTGTCTTTATTGTTTGCAATAGCATGGATTAATCCAATTGTTCCACAGGCATTGCTGATGGTTTGCTTCATGAAATATACTGATGATGTCACATCCTGTCCCTGAgattttatcttttcctcttcttctgttCTGAATACTTCAtactattaaaaaagaaaaaagtcagtaGTCTACATGTAAAAAGTGACATGAACAGGACTCCAGGACAGCTGGAGTGTTGGGGAGCAGCACCTGAGacgctgcttgggacaccagcagcccatactGGCGTGCCCAGGTTTGAGGGCCAGCTTTGctacaattccagcttcttgctaacgtgcACCAGGGGAAGcacctggtgatggctcaagccctcgGACTCCTCCTACCCCCACGGGAGAGCTGGACGGAGGTcacggcttctggctttggcctggcccagctgaacTTGTTGTGGacgtctgaggagtgaaccagaaaaaaaaattctctgtctctgcctctctctgcttctgaactAAATACAAAAAGGACTCaagatgggcatttggcctaacaaCTCATGTTCCCACACAGCCAGCTCCTCACTCTAGCTTCCATTACTGcatgccctggaaggcagtggcaatggctcaagcaattggtaGCTATCACACATGTAAGAGACAACAGATGATGAAAcctttaaaacagaaaagatttAAGTATGTAAATGAATCAATCTATCACCCTCCAGACTGACAAGATACTTGAAAAAGAATAGTAATATCAGTGATGGTAAGGATGTGGGTGAAAATGCATTCTACTGCACTGTTACTGAAAATACACAAACAGGGGCTGGCGCCACGGCATAGTGGATAGTTTCCACCTACAGTGTCATCCAACACGGGTGCCAATGTGAGtttcagctgctcaacttccagttCAGTTCCACATTAATGCACCtggacaagcagcagaagatggaccagggAGACCAaatggcagatccagaagaagctcctggctcttggcctttgcaactatttgggaaatgaatcagtggatgaaatctctctctcatacatttgagccctctctctgtttctctctctctctctggcattccctacataacaaataaataaatactagtctttaaaagaaaaaaaataaagaatagaaaTAAACAACCATGTTAGGGGACACGCAACATTAGTAAGCATTTCAAATGTTTGTATCCCCTAACAACAACTTCCTTTATAGCAGCTGAAGACAATCTTTAAAatgtgcaaatatatatatatgtatatatattgtttatatacatatgcttaaatggagttttaaaaatgctcattaaaagtggaattcaaagacaaaaaatgaaatccttgcatagttttttcataatatacattttctccaCATAGGTACAATTTCACAATGTTTTACACTAAAATAAGATTAGCTTTGAATTCCATTTGTCCAAGAATTGTCTGAAGTATTGTCATTTACTTCTAAGAACATAAACTGCAAAAATCATAAATAGTTTTCAGTGGAGATTTGGCTAATATGTGTCTCTGGAACATAATAAAAATACTACAGAccattttaggaaaaataaagtaGATCTACATTTTCTGatgtagaaatctaacataatcATGAGAGTTTATAAGTTATTTCTTTGATTcccatttatgttttaaaaatatttacacaatGAAAAGTTTGAAAGGATACGCAAAAATCTAACCATTATTGGGCTAAGTGATAACTGAAGGACTTGCATTTCCTAATTTTCACATTTCTAGGTGACTTAtggtgaaaatattttccttttaataaagagtactatattaataaaatttatactATATTAAAAATCTTGCTATATTTGCTAACACTCCCCATTATAATTGGTCATAGAAGCAATTTGGTGTAACAACGTCAAAAGTGAGGCCACTACAGTGACTGCCTGCATCCACGTCCTGCCTCTATTATTTGCTGAGCAACTGTAGCAAGCTATGGAATCTCTCCATAGCTCAGCTTCGTAATTGTAAACATGGTGATAAAAACAATTAAAGAGGTTAAGAAAATATGCAAGGAGAGTATaacttttgttgatttttttcccccataattTCCAAACTCCAGTAGAGGTCAGCAGCCCACAACCCACTGCCTACTTACAAAAACAGAACAGCATTTATGTATTGTCTACAACTGCCTTCAAGGCCAAgttcaatggctgcaacagaggcTCTGAGGCCTACAAAGCCAAAAGTACTTACTCTCTGACCCTCTCCAGAAAAATTCTGCTGAGtccttataaaaaagaaaataaatgatgtcTAGAGAAAACAGAGGTTTAGGAAACAATGAATAGTCTATGCTAGAACAAGAACTTTATGAATATGCTTCtaaatcaaatttttaaacagttttcaGAGTAAGCCAATATGAATtaattcacataaataaaataagagtATGATCTAATactgaaaaatcaaaacaaattttcTAACTCTTAAATCTCTATGGATATTCCATAAGTAATGAAGAAGTATCATTTATTTGATGAAATATAGTGATGGACTACGAAATGACATTTTGGTCAACAATAGACCACGATTAATATAGTGACCCCCTTCACACTGTGATGGAGGGGCCAATGTTGTGCCATGGCATGTTAAAtcgctgcttgtgatgccagcatgcccTCCCCAGTGCTGCTCCAATTCTGCCCCACTCTGGCTGATGCACTGGGGAGGGCAGCAGACAATGTCCCACATGTTTGggcctctgtccccacccccgtgggagaatgatggaattcctgactcctgtctttggcttgGTCTAGCATCAGCCATTGGAGCCGTTTAGGGaggaaatcagtgaatggaacatctctctctatctctctctcgctctgtctctctctcattcttactccctcttcctctgttagtgtgcatttcaaataaacaaaccttaaaaaatatattgtaatGAAGCTGAAAAATTCTTTACAcatactgatttcccaggtagtATAATATCACAAGCACAATGTATTATCCATGTATTCATGGTAATGATGGTGCAAAGCTACTGCACTGTCAGTCACATAAAAGCACATCACATACAATTATGTATAATACACAACACTTAGtaaagataataaatgattatGCTTCTGGTTAATGTATTTACTATGCTATACTTTGTTCATTTTAGAGTGTACTCCTTCTACTTAAAAAGTCACTCACAGTGCTCCTATAGCTCATGTTTACCAAGTCTCGTGACTACATCAAGAGGCTGGTCTGGTGCTTGGCCAATGCCACCATGTCGGTGTTAAGCACACTGTGTCACATCCACACAATGAAATCAGCTGTTGACACACCCCCAGAACACATTCTCATCATCAAGCACACTTGACCGCAACTGGTTTTGCAGAACcctcaagcagaagaaagaaaatgttcaatgtgatttattttatattgaacTAGGATTCATTAGTTAGGATACATAAAAATGATCCAAGTAATCCTAATATTAAGCAAAGCACAATTTTTAATTTGTGAGATTTGGCTCTGTTTATTTCTGAAAAAGATGACCTGAATCTGTACAAAGCACAAATATCTCATTTTTCCATGTCTGCCCCTGCATatgcttcttcattttttataGATACCAAATTCCTAACATTTCTAAGTTTAAAGATAAAATCAGAAGGACATTAAAttcaaaagctatttttaaatgtatttaaaagttgtGACCTTACTACATATAACATTATTTTAGAAGAAAGGACCAAAGTATGGAGTATTCTggtacttaaaattttttaaagcatataaTCAAAATATATTAAGTGTCCCATCAGTACAGTTACAGCAAATTAACCACATTTTATGAAAGAACATTAACCTAATGTTATGTCTCACCTAGCTTTATTTTGTCATTCTATAAATCTAAACTTATAGATTCTAAATACAAATTCTAAATATCACTTCTTAAACAGACATTGCTAAGATTTCCTTCTTGGTTAAACTGTCTGGTTTTATACAAGAGGAGGGGCCATTTGTTCTTAAAGACTacacatttatgtttttaaaaagacttctttgtttgtttgtttatttatttatgtggctatcagagtgacagagagacaaaaagaatggGTGAGGAAGAGGTTGAACTCTCCCAGCCTTAgctaactcctcaaatggccgcaaagcCTAGGCTGGGTCAAATGAGAGTCAGAAGCCAAGCATTCCATTCTTCTCTCCCACGAGGacggcagagacccaagtatgtgggctatcctccactgccttcccaggcacattagcataaaGTGGGATCTGAGGTGCACCAGTCAAGACGCAAACTGGCACTCAATATGGGAAGTTGGCTTCTGATAATACCCCATAATACCATAACACCTACCCCAAATGCTGTACTTTTAATTCAACAACGAAAGCACTTTTTTATTCACCAGCAATTTTACATCTCAATTAGCAGTTACCTTTTCCGTAATAGGGAAGAGCAGTAACACGGCACAGACTGGTCTTGGTACCATGCTAAGAAGTTCAGGATCCATTCCATATACGTCAACAAACTGCCAATTAGGATGCAGACCTAATTGCTTCAGAaactagtaaaaaaaataaataaaataaaaaattaactcataattttttttaaaaaaacagcctAGTGTTAACAATAAAGTGACCAACAAGGATGCATTATGTGTCTAATAAACACAAGGAGATTCAATACAAATAACACAGTTGTTCAGTAAGAACTCAAGCAGCGCTTGCCTCGGCAGCACACACCGCACAGGAGGCACTCCAGCAGCGTACATCAAAGCGTCAGGTGCTCCAAGGTACATGCGACCTTTGGTTGTCAATTATAACTTAGGAAGGCTGGGACAGAGTAAAATAAATGCAACACAGCaggtagaaagagagagcaaCTTGTTTATATCATGTAACAGGCACTAAAAATTCATTGCACATGAAACAAAAATCCCCTTTTCCAAAGGCATTACTTTGGCAATCAATGAACCATGCCAGGACATTACCAAACACAAACAAGTTGACTTCACTGATACGTAGAACTTCTTGTCAGAACTTTACACTTAAAATGTTCTCAGTTCCTGCAAATTATTATTTCAACAGATCAACACAGCTTATCCTATTTATCAAAAATGATGCCTGAAGGTTTAAAACAACTGAGAATTATACCAGTGAGCAAAAAATAGtataagtcaaaaaaaaaaatcacagtaagtGACCGTAAATCAGGTAACACAGGTGTGAACATCACAACTTACTGATATTGGAAGTAAAATACTGGCTTCCTTATCATTACACAATGAAACCAGAGTACATAACAAAttattacaatattttaaaactgcataAATTCACTGGAAAATAAGACACAAGACCTTAACCTatcatacacagaaaaaaaaatctcaattttacCAATTCTTAACAATTGTTTGTACTGAAAGATGTTAATGATTCTTAAAAGTAAATTGTCAAACATAAATGatagaaaaaacaaaggaaacaaaagtatattaaaaatagTCCATTGAGGTGAATGTTGAGGCTTAGCGggttaagacaccatttgggTTGCCTCCATATCACACTGGTgtgttggttcaaatcccagctaatgcacttctcatccagtttcctattaatatATCTTGGGAGGCTGCAGTGAATGACTGAAGAACTTTGGTCCCTGGCACCCAAACTGGAGACCTGGATTTAGtattaggctcctggcttcagccttgcccagtgcTGGCTGAAACAGGCACCtgaggaatgaactagaggatgggaGCTCTTCCTTACTTTCTtttaccactctgcctttcaagcaaatataaacaaataaaccttttaaaaaatgtatcactaCAGTTTCACCTCAAAAATAACAGCCAGCACTCTGGtaaagcaagttaagccaccacttggaacaacatattggagcaccagttcaattcCAATGTTCTACTCCTTTCcgattcagccccctgctaactggaagatggcctaagtatttaGGCACCTGTAAccaatgtgggagagccagatggagctaCAGGTTgttggccccagcctggcctggtcctgctgattttggccgcctggggagtgaaccagaaggcagacctctctctctctttgtccctctttctctgacattctgccttttaaagagtcttctttaaaaagaagagtacATGATAATATCATTTTAGCATCAtctgaaaatttcaaaatatgaaaagatGGCTTAGGCAATTGTCCCTGAAGAATAATACATACTTGGACCATTAAACAAAGTCTTGCGAAACCAATGGAAGTCATGTCATGCTACCTGAATGATGTATTCATCTCAGTTTTTGTATGATCTTCCTGTTTAAAGGGAAAATCCCTAAGCCTATGGCTGTgtcatgaaaagtaaaaaattaaaaaaaaaaaaataccttactGAATAAAGGAACACCCTTGGAGCCAGCATGGTAGCTCAAcaagccaatcctccacctgtacgtgccagcatcccacaaggacaatggtttgtgttccagctgctccacttccaatccagctctctgcttatggccttggaaagcagcagaggatagctcaagtacttgggccactacACTTATGTGCatggaggaagaagctcctggctcccagcatcagatcagttcagttttagtcactggtggccatttggagagttaaccagtagacggaagatctctctcattgtgtaaaacctgcctttcaaataaaaacaaataaatctttacatttaAAAGGAACAAAATGGTTACTTTCCACATCCTTCCATTTATCTTTGCATAGAAGAGAATCAacttggacccagcacagtggcctagcagctgaagcctTCCCTTTGCAtgcgctgcgatcccatatgggcaccggttctaaacccggcagacccactttctatccagttccctgcttgtggtctgggaaagcagtcgagaacaggtgaaagccttgggaccctgcacccacgtgggagacctggaagaagctctgcctcctagcttcagatcagcccagctccagctgtggcggtcacttggggagtgaatcatcggatggaagatcttcctctctgtctctcctctccgtatgtttgcctttccaataaaaataaattttaaaaaaaagagaatcaaCTTAATGGTGAATATAATTGGACAGGAACAAAGCCCTGGGACAGGTATTTGCTATGGCAGTTAAGCTGTGGGTTGGGCTGCTATCATACCCCACATGGCAGTCCCTGGGTTTGATCCTTGCTTCCCGCTCATGATGAtgccagcttcccaccaatgcagaCTTTGGGAGTGAGTGGCTGAAgaaaattgggttcctgccacgcaAGCATTGCCAACTTCCCAGTTCTGTCTATGGTtagttggggaataaaccaaaggGTGGGAGTTTTtgtctatgtctctgtctctccacttttcaaataaataaacaaataaaagtaaatgctcTGAATT contains:
- the UCHL3 gene encoding ubiquitin carboxyl-terminal hydrolase isozyme L3, which gives rise to MDPELLSMVPRPVCAVLLLFPITEKYEVFRTEEEEKIKSQGQDVTSSVYFMKQTISNACGTIGLIHAIANNKDKMHFESGSTLKKFLEESVSMSPEERARYLENYDAIRVTHETSAHEGQTEAPNIDEKVDLHFIALVHVDGHLYELDGRKPFPINHGKTSDETLLEDAIEVCKKFMERDPDELRFNAIALSAA